The nucleotide window AAGGACTTCAAAGAACATTATCAGATATCTCCTTGGAACTGAGCAAAGAAACCTCTAGTAGTGATCCAAAGCTCCCACCAATATCAGAGGTACAAGACTCAAAGTGTGAGTGCTGTGGCATGTCTGAGGAGTGCACCGACGAGTATATAAAACGGGTGCGTGGTAAGTTCTTGGGGAAGTTCGTTTGTGGGTTATGTGCAGAAGCTGTCCAGCAGGAGATGGAGAAAAATGGAGGCAAAAGAGAAGAAGCCTTAAATGAGCACATGAATGTTTGTGTAAAGTttaataggcattttagggtaaatCCTATCTTGCACCAAGCTGAGGCAATGCGAGAGATCTTAAAGAAGAGCTCAAGTATTAAGAATAGAGCCAAGTCCATAAGCCCTAGAGATAGTGGTAGTCAAAGGAAGGGTGGTATTGCAAGGAGTTCCAGTTGTATTCCTGCAATATATAAAAATGGAGATCAACCACTAGGGAGTGATTAATTTGTTGTTCTTTCGTTTGTGTTTACCTTTAGGGatcaaataaaatcacattttgtGCGAAACATGCATGATGTAGGACTTTTTTTATAGGGGGTTTGGGATGATGGGATCTAGAACTTGACACCTGTTAGGTAGGTGAGTGACTTTAGCTATTAAATCAAACCAGACTAGGTTGCATGATGTAAGATCTAATAGGCTCATATCCATATGTTCCATATACAACATGTATCTAGACAAAAATTGTTCATATTTTTATTCATCTCAGTGGTTTCTTGCTCTCCTATATTATTCTTTATCCTAATGAAAATCTGATCAGCTCACCGCTGTCCCGTGAGGATGCAAACAAGACTATGATTACTAATCCACGCTTAAAGAACAAGAATTCAGAAGGCACGTAACTCTGAACATaaagaatttgtaaatttcatcTACTTTGTTCTTGTGGCAACTTCTGAGGTGAGCGTAATAGCACAAACGACATTTTGTTTAGTAGGAGGAATATAACTTcctgaggaaaaaaaaaa belongs to Hevea brasiliensis isolate MT/VB/25A 57/8 chromosome 4, ASM3005281v1, whole genome shotgun sequence and includes:
- the LOC131179076 gene encoding uncharacterized protein LOC131179076, whose amino-acid sequence is MAPNGETLVGSYCKGDNVHKPSRLSMEGLQRTLSDISLELSKETSSSDPKLPPISEVQDSKCECCGMSEECTDEYIKRVRGKFLGKFVCGLCAEAVQQEMEKNGGKREEALNEHMNVCVKFNRHFRVNPILHQAEAMREILKKSSSIKNRAKSISPRDSGSQRKGGIARSSSCIPAIYKNGDQPLGSD